From the genome of Candidatus Deferrimicrobium sp.:
TGAACTGCACCATCAGGACCTTCATCCCGTACCCGACGGCGCGCACCGCCATCCCGAGACACGAGGTCGTCTTCCCCTTCCCGTCTCCGGTGATGACGAGAACGAGACCCCGGCGTGGCTTTTCCGGTATCCGTTCGGGCGCTTTTCGAGGTTCCATCGTGTTCCCCCCTTCGATTTGTCCCCCCTTGGGATGACGACGGGACGGAACCGATTCCCCGGGAGGAATATTAATCCGGGATCCCCTGTGGGATAATATTTACGTGGAGGTGGGATGCTTCCGTTGCGGAGGTTGCCCCGGCACGAGCCCAGCTCTGCTGGAGCGCCCCCACAGGAAGGGGAAGGGGGGGCATCATGGACAAGAAACGTTGCATGGTCTGCGCGAGGGAAGGGGCGTTCGAGGGCGGGATCTGCGGCATGTGCAAGGCGATCATCCGGGGGGAAGCCCTTGAGAGTCAGCACCAGATCCGCAAGGAAGCCGACAAGTCGCTGCACAAGGAAGGGCTCGAGATCGAGAGGAAGACCCACGGGTGATCCAGGGGGGATCAGCAGTGGGGGACACGCCTTCCCTGCTCCCGGTTTTATACCAGGTATGTCCCCCCTGACGACTAGGGAGCGCCGCCCCCGGCGATTCCGGCGAACTTCCTGCCGAAGTCGACGCAGGCCTGTAGGTCTTGCGCGCTCGGGGCCATGCGCACCTTCATCGGCTCCGGCGACACCTTGATCCGCATCGAAGTGAGGATATCCTGCACCGTCCTGATCGCCTCCCCGCTCCAGCCGTAGGAGCCGAACACGGAGGCGGCCTTCCCCTTTATGTTCAGCGTCACCAGGTTCGCGATCAGGTTCAGGATCGGGTGCGGCACGTTGCTGTTCAGCGTCGGGGTCCCGATCAGGAACCCCACGGACTCGTCGAGCTGGTCGATCATCCGCTCCATCGGGACCTCCACGCCGTTCATCAGCACCGGTGTCAGTCCCCCCGCGGCCACCCCGTCCGCCACTTTCCGCGCCATCGCCTCCGTGTTCCCGTAGGCCGAGACGTAGACGATCACCACCTTTTTCTCCGTGACCCGCTTCGACGCCGATGCGCGCTCCTCGTACCACGCCACGTATTCCCGCGGATCTTTCCGCAGGACCGGTCCGTGGGACGGAGCGATCATCTTCAGCGGGAGGTCCTTGAGTCGCCCGCACGCCTTGAGGATGTGCTCCTTGTACGGCCGCATGATCGTCGC
Proteins encoded in this window:
- a CDS encoding FprA family A-type flavoprotein, whose translation is MPIVTLAPDVYCVGVKDPGLTVFDIVIPTEYGTTYNSYLVKGTERTALIDCVKRPFAAEFLRNIEEILPVSKLDYVIVNHSEPDHSGALAELLERNPAVTVLLSRSAKTFTDNLVNAGFPFRIVGDDDELSLGGKTLRFINAPFLHWPDTILTYLVGEEILFPCDFLGAHYSSPHTFNDELHEPAKARKAFEFYYATIMRPYKEHILKACGRLKDLPLKMIAPSHGPVLRKDPREYVAWYEERASASKRVTEKKVVIVYVSAYGNTEAMARKVADGVAAGGLTPVLMNGVEVPMERMIDQLDESVGFLIGTPTLNSNVPHPILNLIANLVTLNIKGKAASVFGSYGWSGEAIRTVQDILTSMRIKVSPEPMKVRMAPSAQDLQACVDFGRKFAGIAGGGAP